Proteins from one Penicillium digitatum chromosome 2, complete sequence genomic window:
- a CDS encoding Homeobox transcription factor, putative translates to MSQSHEVDEDTNMAISYTTQSSTGHPHQTLPSFRELLPAHLHDEIESTSPFYTPRHSQDRPLLSHEMADPRSIPYGNPSNQIPYDSHREYTVSRSADHHMHLPETASRGPSPILPPIRDLDSIPGRALNPSSNGFPERVPRSDPFVTQEFRQPGPAGAAMSADPRGEHFVQPTLHPQSPFGHHSIGYADEQMSPQMMGHGQGNFGIMGDPIDPKTKRRRGNLPKPVTDILRAWFHEHLDHPYPSEEDKQMFMTRTGLSISQISNWFINARRRQLPALRNQMRSGADTESQRQSPFSDVDGSERMPSPHH, encoded by the exons ATGTCACAGTCCCATGAGGTAGACGAAGATACCAATATGGCTATTTCGTATACAACCCAATCGTCAACCGGACACCCTCATCAAACCCTCCCCTCATTCCGCGAG CTCCTCCCTGCCCATCTCCACGATGAAATCGAATCAACCTCCCCATTCTACACTCCTCGCCACTCACAAGACCGCCCACTCTTAAGCCACGAGATGGCCGACCCCCGCTCAATCCCATATGGCAATCCATCCAACCAAATTCCCTACGACTCCCACCGCGAATATACAGTCTCCCGCAGCGCAGACCACCACATGCACCTACCCGAGACCGCATCCCGCGGTCCCAGCCCAATTCTGCCCCCAATCCGCGACCTGGATTCCATCCCCGGCCGCGCTTTGAACCCTTCCAGCAACGGGTTTCCCGAGCGAGTCCCACGCTCCGACCCCTTTGTCACGCAGGAATTCCGCCAGCCCGGGCCGGCTGGAGCAGCCATGTCCGCAGATCCGCGCGGCGAGCACTTTGTCCAGCCTACCTTGCATCCGCAGTCGCCGTTTGGGCACCATTCCATTGGCTACGCGGATGAGCAGATGTCGCCGCAGATGATGGGGCATGGCCAGGGGAACTTCGGGATTATGGGAGATCCAATCGACCCCAAGACGAAGCGGAGACGGGGGAATTTACCCAAGCCTGTCACTGACATTCTGAGGGCTTGGTTCCATGAGCATCTTGATCATCCATATCCTAGTGAAGAGGATAAGCAGATGTTTATGACTAGGACTGGGCTTTCAATTAGCCAG ATTAGTAACTGGTTCATTAATGCTCGGAGACGGCAGCTTCCTGCGCTGCGGAATCAAATGCGCAGTGGTGCGGATACGGAGTCTCAACGACAGTCGCCTTTTAGTGATGTCGATGGATCGGAGCGCATGCCTTCTCCTCATCACTAG